A single genomic interval of Methyloceanibacter caenitepidi harbors:
- a CDS encoding STAS/SEC14 domain-containing protein has product MLSYVEHDNAQAVEIHIGGKVSTEEFDRVADKLEAFIARHGQVRVLEQISDFEGMDAAALWHDVKFSLRHLKDFNRIAIVCDPHIRNLWSSFVAPFITCEVEHFEPDQIAEARDWLMWPEGAADV; this is encoded by the coding sequence ATGTTGTCCTATGTCGAACATGACAATGCCCAGGCCGTCGAAATCCACATTGGCGGCAAGGTATCGACCGAGGAGTTCGACCGCGTCGCGGACAAGTTGGAAGCCTTCATTGCGCGCCATGGCCAGGTGCGTGTCCTGGAACAAATCTCCGATTTCGAAGGCATGGATGCCGCCGCGCTGTGGCACGACGTCAAGTTCAGCCTCCGTCACCTCAAGGATTTCAATCGCATCGCCATCGTCTGCGACCCGCATATCCGCAATCTGTGGTCCAGCTTCGTGGCTCCCTTCATCACCTGCGAGGTCGAGCATTTCGAGCCGGACCAGATCGCCGAAGCCCGCGACTGGCTGATGTGGCCGGAAGGCGCCGCCGACGTCTGA
- a CDS encoding c-type cytochrome codes for MRRGLGGFFERGVLTALLVLTTLPALGADEEPMAKGDAMAKGEAIAKGEAIVREHCGRCHAIGATGESPNKDAPPFRVLSENYPVDDLAESLAEGIMSGHPDMPVFVFPPDEVDSIIAYLQSIQVAPEAAPSTPEPPDAQG; via the coding sequence ATGCGGCGGGGACTGGGCGGCTTTTTCGAACGCGGCGTGCTGACGGCACTGCTGGTTCTCACGACATTGCCAGCGCTCGGCGCCGACGAAGAGCCGATGGCCAAGGGCGACGCGATGGCCAAGGGCGAGGCGATCGCCAAGGGCGAGGCGATCGTCCGCGAGCATTGCGGCCGCTGCCACGCGATCGGGGCGACGGGCGAGAGCCCCAACAAGGACGCGCCGCCGTTCCGCGTTCTTTCCGAGAACTATCCCGTCGACGACCTGGCAGAATCGCTGGCCGAAGGCATCATGTCCGGGCATCCGGACATGCCCGTCTTCGTGTTTCCACCCGATGAGGTGGATTCGATCATCGCCTATCTGCAGTCGATCCAGGTCGCGCCCGAGGCGGCGCCGTCCACGCCTGAGCCGCCGGACGCGCAAGGATAG
- a CDS encoding YdcH family protein, whose protein sequence is MALEAHLDELALKHRALDRKIDEEQGRPTADAFKIAELKRRKLYLKDEMERLKHS, encoded by the coding sequence ATGGCGTTAGAAGCGCATCTCGATGAATTGGCTTTGAAACACCGCGCTTTGGATCGGAAGATCGATGAAGAACAAGGAAGGCCCACGGCGGACGCCTTCAAAATTGCCGAGCTGAAGCGCCGGAAGCTCTACCTCAAAGACGAGATGGAACGCCTGAAACACAGTTAG
- a CDS encoding YdcH family protein, with product MESEEIRELRAVLGRLKQEHRDLDSAINALEESGRADALQLKRLKKKKLFLKDEIIRIEDELLPDIIA from the coding sequence ATGGAGAGCGAGGAGATCCGCGAGCTTCGGGCTGTACTGGGTAGGCTCAAACAAGAGCACCGCGACCTGGACAGTGCGATCAACGCGCTGGAGGAGTCGGGCCGCGCGGACGCATTGCAGCTCAAGCGCCTTAAGAAGAAGAAGCTTTTTTTGAAAGACGAGATCATCCGGATCGAAGACGAACTGCTTCCCGATATTATCGCTTGA
- a CDS encoding DUF4345 domain-containing protein, whose product MSETVVVPKVDKLMRLFLLGSAFLIVPIALNYGFAPAKTLPMFLTMPDLSTDQTHIYRGVMSLYLGVGLFWAVSAFNPAWQRVAVITVIGFAWSIAAGRLISLAVDGRSSPLLLIYLGIEIFAGLLGLAVLAAADRKLKR is encoded by the coding sequence ATGTCCGAAACCGTGGTTGTGCCCAAAGTCGACAAGCTGATGCGGCTGTTCCTTTTGGGGTCGGCCTTTCTGATCGTGCCGATCGCGCTCAACTACGGCTTCGCGCCGGCAAAAACCCTGCCGATGTTTCTGACCATGCCGGATTTGAGCACGGACCAGACGCATATTTACCGGGGCGTCATGAGCCTTTATCTCGGTGTCGGGCTGTTTTGGGCCGTCTCCGCGTTCAACCCCGCGTGGCAGCGCGTCGCCGTGATCACAGTGATCGGCTTCGCCTGGTCCATCGCAGCCGGCCGGCTGATCAGCCTCGCGGTCGACGGGCGGTCGAGCCCGCTGCTGCTGATCTATCTGGGTATCGAGATTTTCGCGGGGCTGCTGGGCCTCGCCGTCCTGGCGGCGGCCGACCGAAAACTCAAGCGATAA
- the purE gene encoding 5-(carboxyamino)imidazole ribonucleotide mutase: protein MSEATPAVGIIMGSRSDWPTLKAAAKILDALKVPYETKVVSAHRTPQRLYDYATSARGRGLKVIIAGAGGAAHLPGMAASMTTLPVLGVPVESKSLKGLDSLLSIAQMPGGVPVGTLAIGKAGATNAGLLAASILAVSDAGLASRLEAWRSAQSDAVAETVEDND, encoded by the coding sequence ATGAGCGAGGCGACCCCCGCCGTCGGCATCATCATGGGAAGCCGGTCGGACTGGCCCACCCTGAAGGCAGCCGCAAAAATCCTGGACGCGCTCAAGGTGCCGTACGAGACGAAAGTCGTTTCGGCCCACCGGACCCCGCAGCGCCTCTATGATTATGCTACGAGCGCGCGCGGCCGGGGCCTGAAGGTCATCATTGCCGGCGCCGGCGGGGCCGCGCATCTGCCCGGCATGGCCGCCTCCATGACCACGCTGCCAGTCCTCGGCGTGCCGGTCGAAAGCAAATCCTTGAAGGGGCTCGACAGCCTCCTGTCCATCGCACAAATGCCGGGCGGGGTCCCGGTCGGCACGCTTGCCATCGGTAAGGCTGGCGCCACCAATGCGGGGCTCCTTGCGGCCAGCATTCTGGCCGTGTCGGACGCCGGCTTGGCGTCGCGTCTGGAGGCGTGGCGCAGCGCCCAGTCCGATGCGGTCGCCGAGACCGTCGAGGATAATGACTGA
- a CDS encoding 5-(carboxyamino)imidazole ribonucleotide synthase, whose translation MTDVPLPPGSTIGILGGGQLGRMLSAAASRLGLKTHIYNDTPDAPAFHVAAKGSVGDYDDLDAVASFARQVDAVTCEFENVPAAALEAAGAEAPVFPPVKSFEVAQDRLTEKDFVSALGIAVAPYAAIDTLADLKESILRVPPPCLLKTRRFGYDGKGQARIHTLCEAESAWESIGEAPAILEGMVAFERELSVVTVRGRDGTVRFYDVVENVHKDGILDTSAVPAKIPSALETEAQAIAGKIAEALGHVGVLTVEMFQTGGDKPGLTVNEIAPRVHNSGHWTQDACLVSQFENHVRAICGWPLGDVARHSDAVMTNLIGSEADDWRRYAAEPGTAVHLYGKAEARPGRKMGHINRISPKT comes from the coding sequence ATGACTGACGTCCCGCTGCCACCCGGCAGCACGATCGGCATTCTGGGCGGCGGTCAGCTCGGCCGCATGCTGTCCGCTGCCGCCAGCCGGCTCGGCCTCAAGACACATATCTACAACGACACCCCGGACGCCCCGGCCTTCCACGTCGCGGCGAAGGGAAGCGTCGGGGACTATGACGATCTGGACGCGGTCGCCAGCTTCGCGCGCCAAGTCGACGCGGTGACGTGCGAATTCGAGAACGTGCCTGCTGCGGCCCTGGAGGCCGCCGGTGCGGAGGCCCCGGTCTTCCCGCCCGTGAAATCCTTCGAGGTCGCCCAGGACCGGCTCACCGAGAAGGACTTCGTGAGCGCTCTCGGCATCGCTGTCGCGCCCTATGCCGCCATCGACACGCTTGCGGACCTGAAGGAATCCATCCTGCGGGTGCCGCCGCCGTGCCTGCTCAAAACCCGCCGCTTCGGCTATGACGGCAAGGGGCAGGCCCGGATCCACACGCTCTGCGAAGCCGAAAGCGCCTGGGAGAGCATCGGCGAGGCCCCGGCGATCCTGGAAGGCATGGTCGCGTTCGAGCGCGAGCTCTCGGTCGTGACGGTGCGTGGGCGGGACGGAACCGTGCGTTTCTACGATGTGGTCGAGAATGTGCACAAAGACGGCATCCTCGACACCAGTGCGGTCCCGGCGAAGATCCCGTCCGCTCTGGAGACGGAGGCGCAGGCAATCGCCGGCAAGATCGCCGAGGCGCTCGGCCATGTGGGCGTCCTCACCGTGGAGATGTTCCAGACCGGCGGCGACAAGCCCGGCCTCACCGTGAACGAGATCGCCCCCCGCGTCCATAATTCGGGGCATTGGACCCAAGACGCCTGCCTTGTCAGTCAGTTCGAAAACCACGTCCGGGCCATCTGCGGCTGGCCGCTCGGCGACGTGGCCCGCCACAGCGACGCCGTAATGACCAACCTCATCGGCAGCGAGGCCGACGACTGGCGCCGATACGCCGCCGAACCCGGCACCGCAGTGCATCTCTACGGCAAGGCGGAGGCCCGCCCCGGTCGCAAAATGGGCCATATCAACCGAATTTCCCCGAAAACATAG
- the rpsU gene encoding 30S ribosomal protein S21: MQVVVRDNNVDQALRALKKKMQREGIFREMKLRNYYEKPSEKRAREKAEAIRRARKLARKKAQRESGVGGRPRGRR, translated from the coding sequence GTGCAAGTCGTCGTTCGCGATAACAATGTCGATCAGGCCCTCCGGGCGCTGAAGAAGAAAATGCAGCGCGAAGGCATCTTCCGCGAGATGAAGCTCCGTAACTATTACGAGAAGCCCTCCGAGAAGCGTGCCCGCGAAAAGGCCGAGGCCATCCGCCGGGCGCGGAAGCTGGCCCGCAAGAAGGCCCAGCGTGAGTCTGGCGTTGGCGGACGCCCTCGCGGCCGCCGCTAA
- a CDS encoding alpha/beta hydrolase → MLNLFLALFVIFALFCIVARLLHRYFLYVPDRKRIDPREAGLTGVEEIVFKAPDGKKLIAWYRPAANGKRTLLYFPGNSGNAAARAGKIKTIAGDGYGVFIVNYRGFGGSSGRPSEKRIVRDAVSAYDALRGLGVPPRDIVLYGESLGTGVATQVCQQRPAEALVLESPFTSVVDVGKLAWPLLPLKQIMVDQYRTVDRIGSVDVPLFIIHGGRDAVIPLDMARRVFHAASDPKTLTVVPRAGHNDLFEQGAWARVRDFLAGLGTEAVPAVEPQSAARAGRPVEVPAAAAAER, encoded by the coding sequence ATGTTGAACCTTTTTCTAGCTCTTTTCGTGATTTTCGCGCTGTTTTGCATCGTGGCGCGGCTGCTTCATCGCTATTTCCTGTATGTACCGGACCGGAAGCGTATCGACCCGCGCGAAGCAGGCCTGACGGGTGTCGAGGAGATCGTCTTCAAGGCGCCCGACGGGAAGAAACTGATCGCCTGGTACCGGCCGGCTGCGAACGGCAAGCGCACCCTCCTGTACTTCCCCGGCAACAGCGGCAACGCCGCCGCCCGGGCAGGCAAGATCAAGACAATCGCCGGAGACGGCTACGGCGTCTTCATCGTCAACTATCGCGGCTTCGGCGGGTCGTCCGGCCGCCCCTCCGAGAAACGTATCGTGAGGGATGCGGTGAGCGCTTACGACGCCTTGCGCGGGCTGGGTGTGCCGCCCCGTGACATCGTGCTTTACGGCGAGTCGCTCGGCACCGGCGTTGCGACCCAGGTCTGTCAGCAGCGTCCGGCCGAGGCCTTGGTGCTGGAATCGCCGTTCACATCTGTCGTCGACGTGGGCAAGCTGGCTTGGCCGCTTCTGCCCCTGAAACAGATCATGGTCGACCAGTACCGTACCGTCGACCGTATCGGCTCTGTCGACGTGCCCCTCTTCATCATCCATGGCGGCCGCGATGCGGTCATCCCGCTCGATATGGCGCGCCGCGTGTTTCATGCGGCCAGCGATCCGAAGACCCTCACGGTCGTGCCGCGCGCAGGACACAACGACCTCTTCGAGCAAGGGGCCTGGGCCCGGGTCCGCGACTTCCTGGCCGGTCTCGGTACCGAAGCGGTGCCCGCGGTCGAACCCCAGAGCGCGGCCCGCGCCGGGCGGCCGGTGGAGGTTCCGGCTGCTGCCGCGGCAGAACGCTAA
- a CDS encoding Crp/Fnr family transcriptional regulator — protein sequence MGEIGDIELFASLGEESARRFAPAVSWRTYPANELVIDMDDPSTDVLFVVSGSVRVIHRADDGKQVILGELGPGSMFGEMAAIDGIPRSASVTTMQTSLIGSMRAAAFMDVLAHEPEVCRTVLNMLVGRIRSLNLQLYEHAYLTASERLYAELLRLSRPRPGHDGQRSISPPPNQQDLAERIGSRREVVSRALRALEKDGLVEKTRGALVLTDPGALNRRISLEGLWVKFDQ from the coding sequence ATGGGCGAGATCGGCGACATAGAACTTTTTGCCTCGCTCGGCGAGGAAAGCGCCAGGCGCTTCGCTCCGGCAGTTTCGTGGCGCACCTACCCGGCGAACGAACTGGTCATCGACATGGACGACCCGTCGACCGACGTGCTTTTCGTCGTCAGCGGCTCGGTGCGGGTCATCCACCGCGCCGACGATGGGAAGCAGGTTATCCTCGGTGAGCTGGGGCCCGGCTCCATGTTCGGAGAAATGGCGGCTATCGACGGCATCCCCCGCTCCGCAAGCGTCACGACGATGCAGACGTCCCTCATCGGTTCCATGCGGGCCGCGGCCTTCATGGACGTTCTCGCGCACGAACCGGAGGTGTGCCGCACGGTGCTCAACATGCTGGTGGGGCGCATCCGCTCCCTCAACCTGCAGCTTTACGAGCATGCCTACCTGACGGCCTCCGAGCGGCTTTACGCCGAGCTCTTGCGGCTGTCGCGCCCGCGCCCAGGCCATGACGGACAGCGGAGCATCTCGCCCCCGCCAAACCAGCAGGATCTCGCCGAGCGCATCGGCTCGCGCCGCGAGGTGGTCTCCCGCGCGTTGCGCGCGCTGGAGAAGGACGGGCTCGTAGAGAAGACACGCGGCGCGCTGGTGTTGACCGACCCCGGCGCGCTCAACCGGCGCATTTCCCTCGAAGGCCTCTGGGTCAAATTCGACCAGTAG